The genomic interval attaagTAAGAAGATTTTTCATGGTAATCTTtcatatcttctttttaatcttttttaatttgttattaattgttttgaaCAAGACATCTTCTTTAGAAAGCTATTTTTAGGaacatctaataaaaaaataattcgtgcaattgatataatacaataaataattttttatatattctattataacacCTATATATAAACAACGTTATAAATTCGTTCCAAGAATCGATTTCCAAGAACCTGCaaatttctgtttatttttaacgtttaTATCTTATCAATTCCAGGACAGTATCAAATGATTCATTACTTTGTTGAAAAGAATctccataaaaatttaaaaaaataaaatagcaatTTCGTATaccgtaatttattattctaaatagtTCTAAATGATTGTcgtgctattattattaattcatcgtTAATTTTATTGGCACGATTAACgtttgttaataattcaacAGTCTATTTgcacttttaaatttcatggccattaatacaaaattcaattagTACAAAAGCGtagacaattttattttgaatgacgcaataatttgtaaagcattaaatttcgaaagtttatcgagttgaaattacatttattattacaatttatataatataaatttataaatatttgaaatctctttgaatttaaatttatatttttttctaaattttaaagtaaaatttcaacattgaaaacaatatattgacttatttctataattatacaaactttttttgcaaataatcataaaaaatattaaattcttttatcttttttataattgaatcgaattttaGGGAAACAAAGTTACGTTGTATGTATTATTCGAACCAATTAACAAactgttttatttatcttcatgAAAGATAtagtcaaattattataagtacaCTTTTATGTTTTTACAAAGAAATGATAGTACAGAGAAATAATCGTTAATtgcatcattttatatttctaaataagttaaaattggacgaaatgaaataatttaaaagtataattaataaaattataattaatattaccgTTCATTATCCTACACATTTATCATATACGCTGTGATCTGTTAGAATCGTGAGGCTACTTAAGCAAATTAACCCTCTTATATATACGCCCCTAAGGGATTGACACACGACTTTTTTTGTACGTCACTCTATTAGAGACACTTCTATGTGCTCGTTGAATAATTGGGAATCAATAGAAGAGGAATAAAACTATGCACACCTGTCGACCATTGAATGTTTTAAACGGCAAAGATCACGAACACTTGTACATGCGGAACTTGACCTATGTCtcgtataaattatagattctgATCGATTTCCGAATTACAAATTGCACAATAGAAAAATGACAAATTGTTCAACTCACACGATTCGTAACTTAATGTACCGATAAGATGAATTGTGAATTaagtaaataacaaatattatttatcaaacggAATTATCAGAGAaaacaaacaatataataCGAAGCAAAGAGCATAGACAACGCCTCTGCTGCCATCGCGTACCACCCGCTCTGTGCGCAAAATATCGACTGACTGAGGGTTGGTACACGATCGTGTATAGTCTACTAGGGGTTCCTACGATAATAATTCAACAGTACATAGGGAATTTCGAATTGACACGGAAGcggaagtgaaaaaaaaaaaaacagaaaagaaaaaaaaaataaaaaaaaatgcgcaCATTTTTGTGATATAATGAATAGAAATGTTGCAAACGATAATGCAACAATAATCGTTCAGATTCACGAGATATCGATATATTGTTatcgttaatataaaatattgaatttcatgtctattatttaaatttttttttaaattttaaagaaaaataaaatgaagactGTAaccagaaagaaaaaaaacgataataataacaatgatgCTAATcaatatagatagatattgaCAAATCTTGGATTAATTGATTCattaaattgaatcaaaaaatatgttaaagtatatattaaataatgataattttcaattaaagaataatttcattaaaaataaataaaatggaataaaaatataaaaatattattatttatatcttacagttttcatatttattgttttgttatgaattcacattaatttataattatataataatctaataacaatttacaaaattgttaaaagaatgaaaatagatattcatatttaagattataagtataatattctttatatttacctatatattttgaattaatattttgaattaatcacgttacattatatacataattttgacatatatctaataaatattttattggcacaattgtaataatataaaattataaattaaaatcttaaattaaattaaaatttaaaataattattaagattaagaaaCAGATAATCATTGATATGCAAATTACTAAAATgagtaaaaatgaatataacaaaattcatagatgtatgaaataaatcatatttactaatattattatacaattgcaaattcaaattcgtttTAGAATTAGTTCCAGAATAAAAGCGGCATAAAGCAATTTTGACatcaattacattttatattaatatcattttaacaacatgatataaatattatataattgtacaattataaatatataaataataataaatatttacctgattttatagatatatccatttttttaatttctccatATAAAATAACAGCTAACCAAGATAGTGCTATCAACCAAAAGGTAATTAAAACACCTGCCATCCATAATGATATGATTCTCACATCAGACTTACTACATCCACAAGAATCGGTCTGTTTCATTTTAACTGTGCCACTTAGTCTATGTTTtctataacataatataaattttttaaataatttaaatactctaaattatttagatactttaaaatttaaacttaattaaaattttaaataataattttaaaaatgcgctctttttcttttaccgttttatttttttcttcttgggTGTGAGGTCCAAATCTGACACATCAGAATCAGTGTCTGACAACAGATCAAGTAGATTTATCGTTTCTttgttattcgaattattcattatgaTGAAAGAATCATAGCACGGGTCATAAAGTTAAAAGACGGAATCGTATTGACGGCCAGTTTGATAACATAACCTCTTTAATTGAAATGTCAGTCATTAAaagatctatttttattagtgaTCTACTAATATTTGATCTAATTATTTCAACTACATATTAcgtaacgaaatttaaaattacttataattttcacatattattgctttgataTAGCTACGATTGAAAGATACATccctttatatcttttataaccTAACCTGTATTCGTGCATTCTTACATAGCATGTTCATTTCGCATATTCTGACATCTGacggaaaaataaatagattgagaaaaatacatttgatgtgaactaaaataattaaatttattctatgaaattaattctattttgtgAATGTTTTGTGAACGATCCGTCATCTTGACAgaattcatgaatatttattaatttaattttatctcacGAACGGtgtagtatatataaatatatatttataatatagatataaacaataattaaataagaaaatagtaaatataattattaattgttattttataatgataaacaattattgatcaattttagtaaaatataattgaatttctatattaaatccTATATATTCTTGcaactattataataattataaattatatataattataaatataattataaattatatctttgtttaatttttatatattttatatttgcatatataaaattaattaataattataacttttattataattacattttttttaataaaaaaaatatttattttaaatatttcacttcagtgctgtttttaattaatttcaaattttcaattattggtTTCAATTAGTGGAAActcctaaaaatttataaatatattatgataaaattattttcatttcaagtaaaacgaaatgaatttaaaataatttataatatgcttTATAACCTTATGCTGATGAAGAAACAATCTTAAGCtgcatttccttttttttttattttttttttttaaatatcctttcatttattaaaggTTTCAGGTTCGAAAAGTTCGTTGAAAGAATAGTCCTTCTAATGCATTAATTAGCTTGCGTAGCACGTTACAACGCTTTCCATTGAAGACAGCATCGCATCCGGTAGAAGTTCGGTCAAAAACAATCTACGTGGATCGCATATGACTTCGCtgcaaatttatcaaaatttatattgttaaatcaaTTCACTATAATATCTAgtggatttaataaataaatctgagCTTTTTTTAcctatttaattctaaaaaaaaatttaattaatagaccAATAGAatgtgttatatttttatttaattctccaaaatgattaaataaatttgatcacAACTTTTTTAGGTatgtatgattaaatttttaataatttttttatatacttttaaatgttttttctatgaattttgTCCTGTGAAATTCGTTAAATGATTATTcatgaaattagaaatgtaAAGATTCACTGATTTTTTTTGACAGTTGAAGATTGCGTTGGTGTCTGAGCGTTCGGTTGGCTGGATGTGACACAgccgaattttaaaatcgcaTCAGCTATGCCGACATCTTGCCTTCGAGGCGCCCAGTTAGAATCGTGATAATGttcttcttataaaaaataattaatataaatgaaacacTCAATCACAATACACTTTAACAATTAAGGAATTTAATCAGAATGcaatctcttctttctttagaaattttgttaaCATTTCAGTAAAttacaatcaattttaatatacttttatcatattttaaaaatatatatatataaaattataaaaaatattaaatgaataattattttctattacattaaattattagtaaattatttttaattgtatttaaatatattactgtTAATGATgattaactattttaaataattcaattaaaaaactaatactCTTAAATATAGAGtactttcttcaattttttatcataatgttGACAAATCGTAATCGttccttttaaataatttaaaaaatcaaatataaagtaaGAAATCAAAACTTACCAAAATTATTCACATTACatcttctcaaatttttactACAATCTATAAatctcttctaaaaaaaagtcaaatatcaaaatgaaattaaaaaaagaaaaaaatcaaaacttaTCAAAAAATCTCACCTTAAcaaagtaaaagaaataattttcaaacaaattaaaacatttttcattgaaGTTTAATATTCCCCATAAATCAATCCTCCAAGAAGATTTTAAAGGTGGCATGGTGgtacaattgtaaataaaattgctgaaataaaattttaattaataatcgattaaacgaactatcgattgaatttatttaaatgaattcctCTTACTTGGATTAAAAATCATAGCGGATAGTATCAATGGACTATTACGTGAATACACCATTTTATACGAATTGATTGGTTCCCAAAACAAGTTTAGATAAATGGAGTTCCTACTGTACAGTAAATCGACGCGTGATTCAAAAGAGACACCTGCATGAGACTGGAGGCACGCCAAATAACTGATAGCGTGGGCGTCGTGACTTCGAAGACGACGTCGAATGATCTAACGTTCGAGAGGGGATGAAGTTTCCCTGTACTTCTTACTCCATTGGTCGGGAACCGATTCTACGATTCGTGTATTCCTTCTCTCCGTCTCCTGTTCTTCCCGATCGTTCTATTAACGAGTTACCACCTTCCGGTCGAGCAGGCGTTAACGAAGATCTTTTCAACAGGCACAGCTGCGAATTTTTTGCATCAATTGTTTGTTCTTTCTTCGTTCGATGAGTCCTGGTTTAGAAAGGAAACCAAAATGTGATGCAGAAGCAAATCTTGGGGCAAAGAGGCAAAGAATTTCGAccttttatgatatatttcgtGCTATTATCACGTTTATTATATAGTCTCGaaagatttctttaaaaatttcattattttaacttataaaaCTCTCATGtctctttattataaaactttatgtTATaggtgtatattatttatattagaaagattaaattttagacttaaattttataatttttatttgcatccCGTATACaagttattatcatattatacatattgtaaaaatatattcagatCGAAAAACGAGGGAACGAGTTAACTGAAAAGGATACacaataatacttttaatgtaataatttattcaaaattatatgttttgtCAAACATTTatgttatactatatatatatatttatcttcgaataaaattaactaataattgttattagatctcttattttatatttatttctgattgaataataaaattaagatattgagATATTGAGATTGTTAGTAAATATTGgagatctgaaaaaaaaaacgttattGATAATTggtaatagataataaataataaactaaaacTAAAAACGCAACGATAAaagcaatttttcaaaatctctttatcaaaatctaaatttcttgCATCTCCatataagaatattcttcctattttaaaacttacaattgaaattataatagaaaaatagttgGCAAACAACAttgaaacattaataattaccgttaaatgctaataattttcaaacaattaaaaaatccttGAGCATCAAAAGCAATATTTActtactattaaattaaacatattataccTCTACGAACGAACAATGCCCTTCCATCCAAGAATTGCGATAGAAATTGCAACGAACTCGCGTAACCAACCGGAAGTTGGTCCGAAAAGCGGGAGCGGATGCCTTTAAAAAGGATGATGAAAATGTGTTCACAACTATAGAAAGCATTCGATGGGTTGGAAGTGTTCGATCGCGAGCGGAGGATCCCCCGGGTCTTCGTGACTTCCGGTTCTGGACGACGCGCGTGTGCCAGCGGCGATGACCGGATATGGCGAAGAACCGACTGACCAAATCGTCCGTTCGGCGAGTCCACCGCTTCGTCTACAATGAGCTTTTCATGCGAATCACGCGTTCCCCTGTACCAAATACCAAGCTCGTATCGGTGACATCATACTCTTGCGTTGTATACCAGCGTGCACAGGTGAACGTGTGCCCGAGTATACAGTTGGATGAGACGATGTCGTTGCTCATAACacgaatcaattttctttcttacttcttcttcttaatttcaatGACGAGGAAAGGCGTTCAATCcgtgtgataaaaaaattatcgtgtgttatttcttgattttttctCGTTACGATTAAGTAGTCTATTATTCTTGCTATATTTTTATGCTCGTTTTCGttactttttgttttaattttttttttaatagaagaaaacATTCGACGCGATTGTCGCATCGATTGATAAATCTGTTGTTATCAATCTCGTTTGTCTATCTTCTCaagttttttatatctttatggACATATGATTATACtgtaactatatttatatgtatcacttatatatgcatatttatacgtttatttgttattatatattgtgtatgtataattatactttttttttatatcgtttttatCTCTATATGATTTAGATTCAactgatatatttcttttttttaaacaatcagatctgtttttttaaacaatcagatttttaaaatttttagtaacaatttttattgaataatgtaTTAGGCTTTTAcacaatttacaaaatattttttgatgattctaatctaaaaaaattgttacgaCAAGATACAGTTTAAACAAGATAAATACTTGTACGAGAAAAAAGTAAGAATTGATATAACTTCATAAAaaacattgttatttttatttttattaatgaattctcAATCTGGaaacaagtataaaaataaagtatttaacaCGATAACATGATAAAACGAATAACGATAAAAGATTgataatattgcataaaaataaaaattataaacattaattattaatattattcaatgaatccacaatgaaattaaaacaataaatctaAACGAATCTTTCATTTCCTAAACGATAATagcaatcaaaaaaaaaaaaaagaaaaattaaacaatattcaaCAAGATTTATAAAGAATCAAAATAGAGATTTCCAagtaacttaatttttaattctaacgaaaaatcgcaaaaaaaaagcTAAGCTTCAAAAtttgagggagagagaaagaaaaatccaaaGAAATATTCGCGGAGAAAGTCATGGTAGGGTTCAGTGATTCGTGGCCCATCGAGAATTTCTTTCTGTTCCTCTGTCGTCACGATATTCACGTGACAAAGTTCGAAGTGtatagaggagaaaaaaaaaaaaaaaagaaaaaaaaagaaaccgagAGAAGAATAGTTAATCGGTAAACAAATCACGTACTTGTGGATGCATATATAAGACCATAGAACGTTGTGTACTTACACGACGAGCGAAAGGAACGCACGAATGCTGCGTATGTCCATACCTTCTGGATATTCGGATGTTTAATTTTGACTTATTAGAAAAATGGATTGATAAATATACCTTGTACGTTTatcaatggaaaaagaaacgttaaataatttatatttattttaaagaaaaaaaaaactgtgcATTAGATTTGGAAGATTGAAATAGaatgagatatatattatttcgaattacaatgaaataattcattagtTGATATAATGTCAAAATTTTACgagatttcgaataaaatgtaaaattgcacatttctcttttctatcttttgcaaacacaatatttcaatattatgagGTATTATGagattaataagtaaataattgtcatattaaaattgattgatcGATCTTCAAtccttcaaatttcaaatcggCAATATCTTAATAGTCACCCTTTCGATAGACGAAGAAAGAAGCGAAAGGCATAAGGAAGGAAGTAGGCCGTGCAAATGAGGTAGCCTGCCGAGGTGCTCTGGAACTAAAAAATCCCAGTCGGTTGCTAATTGAAGAACAAACAGACTCAGTTCAACACAGGATTCTGCGTGAAAAATCGCGACGACAATGAAATTTGGTTTGACGACATCATTTACAATACAGAATATTtgcatatcttttaattttaacaaaacaaaaataggTCACAGTTCATccgagtataaaaatattcttccaatttttatattttttttttcactcattttttaaaatggaactcaaattttataatggaaaacaaaaataaatattaaaatattaattaatttatcaagagTGACGAATGAAtctctaatattaatacacgTGATTGgtcattcaaattaaattataatttattatattccaatttggaatattttaaaattttttttttttttacgagatatataaatataaatgaaacatataaattgtattagtATGAACGTTTATCATATGTGTATGGATcattaacaataacaattaacCCTACTTGAGAAGAATGAGATAATTAGTTTCACTTGGCAACTTTTCCAACTAACCGTTTTACAGCCGATTCATAATTAACGGTACTTTAATTTGCAAGCTCCCGATACAATTATCACCGTTATcgttaagtttattaaaattatcttactaTCTTACTAAGGCAAAACAAGAATCACTAatgttattcttaaaataatcaaacataATCTTTTACACAAATATCAGTTCTACTGATACTAAAAACCATTACGTCTATTACGTAATCTGAAATCTCGataatctttcaaaataaatgaaataataatcgatgaattaaaaaaaaaaaacaaaattaattcgattttaattaatttctaataatcgatcgattattcctAATAATCTCAAGAgttccttttaatttttaaaatcttaaattttaaatcaaaataaaaatcaaactatcgatagttaaattaaaaaaaaaaaaatgaag from Apis mellifera strain DH4 linkage group LG8, Amel_HAv3.1, whole genome shotgun sequence carries:
- the LOC113218925 gene encoding uncharacterized protein LOC113218925; translation: MNNSNNKETINLLDLLSDTDSDVSDLDLTPKKKKIKRKHRLSGTVKMKQTDSCGCSKSDVRIISLWMAGVLITFWLIALSWLAVILYGEIKKMDISIKSVNNYTTMTMIERHNTKINPNYYDITI